Part of the Sphingobacterium sp. LZ7M1 genome, TGTTCCAATTAGCTTTAGTCGTCCAGTTGTACGAACCATGAACAACCGTTTTTAAGTCAATTATACAGAATTTGTGATGCATTATGTTTTCATATTTTCCAGTTTTGAGTACTCTTTTAGTTTCAAAAAACTTTTCATACGGAAAGCCATATTTTGTGTTTATTTCATCATCCAAAACTATTAATCGAACATTTACCCCGGCTTTCATTTTATCATAAATTGCCCTCATTAAAACCTTATTCGTAAACCATGCTACAGCTATCCAAATAGAGAATTTGGCGTTTCGGATTTGCTCGATAATCTGTGCTTCAATATCCTCAAAATGAACTTCAACTTCTATGTTGTCCGGTAAGTCTGCGCCTATTATTTTGTATCTTCCCTCAAACTCATCGAGCCTATAACCATCTTGCTGTAAAAGGGGATTGATTTGCTCCACAGCTTCTTTTATATTCTTACTCGTATCTCTTGCGAAATGTCTTGGGTCGAAGACAATTTGCAATAACTGAACCATTTCCTTACTGCCATTTATCTCATATAATTTTTCCAAAACATAAGCATTTCTACTTAGGCTGTTTGGCATTCCACCATCTTGATGTTTATAAACGTCCTTAAAACCGATACGGTTAAAAAGTTTTAAAATTTCAGGGCCCGAAAGATAGGGCGACAGTTGATTATCTCCCGATATAAATTCCTTTATGCTCTCTATTGTTAAGTCTGATAATTTCATTAAGTATTTGGATGCTTGTTGTCAATGCTAAAATAACACATCTATCGGACAGTTTCGCTAATTACCATTAATCTATCATCAAAAAGCCACTTACTGCCAATTAATTCCGCTGATTTCCAGTTTCCCATAAGGCTTCGATTTCCATAAGACTTTTGTTGCGAAAGCCCGCACGAGGTGGGAAAGTAGTAACAATTTAATTCAGTTAAATCATGGTAAAACAAAGCAAAAAAGTGTTGCTGACAGGCGTTGCGTTCCTGTCGGCATTCGGTGTGTTCGCACAGGGCAACGGCTCGGCAGGCATCCAAGAAGCCACGCAGATGGTAACAAGCTATTTCGACCCTGCAACCCAATTAATTTATGCGATTGGGGCTGTGGTTGGTTTAATCGGGGGCGTAAAGGTGTACAACAAATTTAGTAGCGGTGACCCCGATACAAGCAAGACTGCGGCGTCGTGGTTTGGGGCTTGTATCTTCCTCATCGTAGCGGCGACCATTCTCCGCTCATTCTTCCTTTAAGCTGGCGTATTATGAGCAATTACAATATCAATAAAGGTATCGGCAGGACTGTCGAGTTCAAAGGACTGAAAGCACAGTACCTGTTCATCTTCGCAGGTGGTCTGCTCGGCGTGCTTATCCTTGTCATGGTCATGTACATGGCAGGTGTAAACTCCTACGTGTGCCTGCTTGTCGGGGCAGGCGGTGCATCGCTCATCGTTTGGCAAACATTCGCATTGAACGGCAAATACGGCGAATACGGATTGATGAAAGTCGGGGCAAAGAAAAGGCATCCGAAATACATCATCTGTCGCAGAGCCGTAAACCGCTATTTAAAATTCACTTCTAAATCCAGTCATTTATGAGAAATACAGGAAAAGCCACAACGTTGGAAAGCAAGTTTCCATTACTGGCGGTGGAACACAACTGCATCATTTCAAAGGATGCGGACATCACGGCTTGCTTTCGGGTACACCTGCCGGAGTTATTCACGGTGGCATCGGCAGAGTATGATGCCATACATTCGGCTTGGCACAAGGCTATCAAGACCTTGCCGGACTACACCATTGTCCACAAACAAGACTGGTACATCAAGGAAAGTTATGCTCCGGATATTGCGCAGGAAGACCAAAGTTTCCTTGCAAAGTCCTATCAACAGCATTTCAACGAACGTCCATTTTTAAACCATTACTGCTATCTCTTTTTGACCAAGACGACCAAAGAGCGGATGCGGATGCAGAGTAATTTTAGTTCGCTATGCAAGGGTGTACTTATCCCGAAAGAAATTAGGGATAAAGAAACCGTCCGCCGTTTCATGGAGGCCGTTGCACAGTTTGAGCGGATTATCAACGATAGCGGTTTTGTGAAACTGGAACGCCTGACCGAGGATGACATCATCGGCACAGGCGAAAAACAGGGATTGCTCGAACAGTACCTTACCCTGTCGAGGGAAACGGGAACGCCCATGCAGGATATAGCTTTGGGAAGCGAGGACGTGCGTATCGGCAACAAAAGGCTGTGCCTGCACACCCTATTCGATACGGACGATTTACCCAACACGGTATCGGCAAATACGAGGTATGAAAAGCTGTCCACGGACAGGAGCGATTGCCTGTTGTCCTTTGCCTCTCCGGTGGGCTTGCTCCTTAGCTGTAACCATATCTATAACCAATACCTGTTTTTGGACAACAGCGATGAGAGCCTGCGGAAGTTTGAAAAGTCAGCCCGTAATATGCACTCACTGGCAAGGTACAGCCGTGCCAATCAGATTAACAAAGAGTGGATTGAAAAGTATCTGAACGAAGCGCACAGCTTCGGGCTTTCTTCTATCCGTGCACACTTCAATGTGATGGCGTGGTCGGATGACGCAAGCGAACTCAAACAGCTAAAGAACGATACGGGCAGTGCGCTCGCTTTGATGGAATGCAGACCGAGGCATAACACGGTGGATGTTGCCACACTGTATTGGGCAGGCATACCAGGCAATGCAGGGGACTTTCCGGCAGAGGAAAGTTTCTATACGTTCATCGAACCTGCACTGTGTTTCTTTACCGAAGAAACCAATTACCAAAGTTCGCCATCACCTTTCGGTATCAAGATGGCGGACAGGCTGACAGGCAAACCCATCCATTTGGATATTTCCGACCTACCCATGAAAAAAGGCATTATCACGAACCGCAACAAATTTATTTTGGGG contains:
- a CDS encoding phospholipase D-like domain-containing protein, which produces MKLSDLTIESIKEFISGDNQLSPYLSGPEILKLFNRIGFKDVYKHQDGGMPNSLSRNAYVLEKLYEINGSKEMVQLLQIVFDPRHFARDTSKNIKEAVEQINPLLQQDGYRLDEFEGRYKIIGADLPDNIEVEVHFEDIEAQIIEQIRNAKFSIWIAVAWFTNKVLMRAIYDKMKAGVNVRLIVLDDEINTKYGFPYEKFFETKRVLKTGKYENIMHHKFCIIDLKTVVHGSYNWTTKANWNRETVSVENSRELAERYATEFINLIK
- a CDS encoding DUF4134 domain-containing protein; the encoded protein is MVKQSKKVLLTGVAFLSAFGVFAQGNGSAGIQEATQMVTSYFDPATQLIYAIGAVVGLIGGVKVYNKFSSGDPDTSKTAASWFGACIFLIVAATILRSFFL
- a CDS encoding DUF4133 domain-containing protein — its product is MSNYNINKGIGRTVEFKGLKAQYLFIFAGGLLGVLILVMVMYMAGVNSYVCLLVGAGGASLIVWQTFALNGKYGEYGLMKVGAKKRHPKYIICRRAVNRYLKFTSKSSHL
- a CDS encoding TraG family conjugative transposon ATPase: MRNTGKATTLESKFPLLAVEHNCIISKDADITACFRVHLPELFTVASAEYDAIHSAWHKAIKTLPDYTIVHKQDWYIKESYAPDIAQEDQSFLAKSYQQHFNERPFLNHYCYLFLTKTTKERMRMQSNFSSLCKGVLIPKEIRDKETVRRFMEAVAQFERIINDSGFVKLERLTEDDIIGTGEKQGLLEQYLTLSRETGTPMQDIALGSEDVRIGNKRLCLHTLFDTDDLPNTVSANTRYEKLSTDRSDCLLSFASPVGLLLSCNHIYNQYLFLDNSDESLRKFEKSARNMHSLARYSRANQINKEWIEKYLNEAHSFGLSSIRAHFNVMAWSDDASELKQLKNDTGSALALMECRPRHNTVDVATLYWAGIPGNAGDFPAEESFYTFIEPALCFFTEETNYQSSPSPFGIKMADRLTGKPIHLDISDLPMKKGIITNRNKFILGPSGSGKSFFTNHMVRQYYEQGSHVLLVDTGNSYQGLCELIKGKTKGKDGVYFTYTEDNPIAFNPFYTDDGIFDIEKRESIKTLILTLWKRDDEPPSRSEEVALSNAVSGYIDCIKQSDEYPSFNGFYEYVKGDYKKVLEDKQVREKDFDVAGFLNVLEPYYRGGEYDYLLNSDKQLDLLSKRFIVFEIDAIKDHKILFPIVTIIIMEVFINKMRRLKGVRKLILIEEAWKAIAKEGMAEYIKYLFKTVRKFFGEAIVVTQEVDDIIQSPVVKESIINNSDCKILLDQRKYMNKFDDIQAMLGLTEKEKSQILSINQNNDPSRLYKEVWIGLGGTHSAVYATEVSLEEYLAYTTEETEKMEVMQLASELDGNVELAIKRIAGQRRENANNY